A window of Rhodococcus sp. SGAir0479 contains these coding sequences:
- a CDS encoding phosphotriesterase family protein, with translation MPVNTVRGPLDGSELGQTLIHEHIVTADWSMRMAFGAHFYEHDVVVERAVEQFLRAKESGVRTVVDGTPVNMGRDVALIREVAERTGLEFIVSSGFYYQDEVYLKWRSEDEIHAWLTRECEDGIAGTDVRPGIMKTACADLGITPILDKVFRAIGRVAAEQRLPIFCHHHTEVGNGEAIVDLFESCGVAPNQLVLGHSGDTNDLDYLEGILRRGAYLGMDRFGHCAAGNSLENRVRTITELCARGHGDRLLLSHDLATYFGVFGSWEDFKTGESVDPTVDFTFINRQVVPALASAGLTPDAVRAMLERNPVEFLEVH, from the coding sequence AACACGGTCCGCGGACCGCTCGACGGTTCCGAACTGGGCCAGACCCTGATCCACGAGCACATCGTCACGGCCGACTGGTCGATGCGAATGGCATTCGGTGCGCACTTCTACGAGCACGACGTCGTCGTGGAGCGCGCAGTCGAGCAATTCCTGCGGGCCAAGGAGAGTGGCGTGCGGACGGTGGTCGACGGCACGCCGGTGAACATGGGACGCGACGTCGCCCTCATCCGTGAGGTGGCGGAGCGGACCGGGCTGGAATTCATCGTGTCCAGCGGCTTCTACTACCAGGACGAGGTCTACCTGAAGTGGCGGAGCGAGGACGAGATCCACGCGTGGCTGACCCGAGAGTGCGAGGACGGCATCGCCGGCACGGACGTGCGGCCCGGCATCATGAAGACGGCCTGCGCGGACCTCGGCATCACCCCGATCCTCGACAAGGTGTTCCGCGCGATCGGCAGAGTGGCCGCCGAGCAGCGACTGCCCATCTTCTGCCACCACCACACCGAGGTCGGCAACGGTGAAGCGATCGTGGACCTCTTCGAGAGCTGCGGCGTCGCACCGAACCAACTGGTGCTCGGGCACAGCGGAGACACGAACGACCTCGACTACCTGGAGGGGATTCTCCGGCGCGGCGCCTACCTGGGGATGGATCGGTTCGGGCACTGCGCGGCGGGCAACAGCCTGGAGAACCGGGTGCGCACGATCACCGAGTTGTGTGCACGCGGTCACGGTGACCGGCTGCTGCTCTCGCACGATCTGGCGACCTACTTCGGCGTCTTCGGGTCGTGGGAGGACTTCAAGACCGGGGAATCGGTGGATCCCACAGTCGATTTCACCTTCATCAACCGTCAGGTCGTTCCCGCACTCGCGTCCGCCGGGCTCACCCCGGACGCCGTGCGCGCGATGCTCGAACGCAATCCGGTCGAGTTCCTGGAGGTCCACTGA